A single window of Archangium gephyra DNA harbors:
- the cheB gene encoding chemotaxis-specific protein-glutamate methyltransferase CheB, protein MSRLRVLVVDDSLTVRRRLVDGFALDTSCEVVGEAADGQQAFEQCQRLRPDVVTMDLVMPKVDGLRATELIMAHCPTPIVVLSAAENRTEGLRTMDALAAGAVDAVDKPSGLLDSKWMEMLLSRVRVASRVRVITHVRARLRQEPPHVPLRVTAPAVPPRLLVMGASTGGPAAVRHILRSLPAGFPLPVLLVLHITEHFDTAMAEWLEAQSGLVVRNAVDGEALPMPGRVTVRMAPGNRHMVVRSGRLRLVDGPERHSCRPSVDELFESVAREVGAAAIGCLLTGMGRDGAEGLAALKRAGAATVVEDESSCVVFGMPREAIRLGAAQHVTELTEIPPLLTALARAGAREGTA, encoded by the coding sequence ATGAGCCGCCTGCGGGTGCTCGTCGTGGACGACTCGCTGACGGTCCGCCGCCGGCTGGTGGATGGCTTCGCCCTGGACACCTCGTGCGAGGTGGTGGGCGAGGCGGCCGATGGCCAGCAGGCCTTCGAGCAGTGCCAGCGCCTGCGCCCGGACGTGGTGACGATGGACCTGGTGATGCCCAAGGTGGACGGGCTGCGGGCCACCGAGCTCATCATGGCCCACTGTCCCACCCCCATCGTCGTGCTCTCGGCGGCTGAGAATCGCACCGAGGGCCTGCGCACCATGGATGCGCTGGCGGCGGGGGCGGTGGACGCGGTGGACAAGCCCTCGGGCCTGCTGGACTCCAAGTGGATGGAGATGTTGCTGTCGCGGGTGCGGGTGGCCTCGCGCGTGCGCGTCATCACCCATGTTCGGGCCCGGTTGCGGCAGGAGCCGCCCCATGTGCCCCTGCGGGTGACGGCGCCCGCCGTGCCGCCGCGCCTGCTGGTGATGGGCGCCTCGACCGGAGGACCGGCGGCCGTGCGCCACATCCTCCGCTCGCTGCCGGCGGGTTTCCCCCTGCCGGTGCTGCTGGTGTTGCATATTACAGAACACTTCGACACCGCCATGGCCGAGTGGCTGGAGGCGCAGAGCGGCCTGGTGGTGCGCAATGCGGTGGATGGGGAGGCACTGCCGATGCCGGGCCGGGTGACGGTGCGGATGGCGCCGGGCAACCGGCACATGGTGGTGCGCAGTGGCCGGCTGCGGCTGGTGGACGGGCCGGAGCGGCACTCGTGCCGGCCCTCGGTGGATGAGCTTTTCGAGTCCGTGGCCCGGGAGGTGGGGGCGGCCGCCATCGGCTGCCTGCTGACGGGCATGGGGCGGGATGGGGCGGAGGGGTTGGCGGCGCTCAAACGCGCGGGGGCCGCCACGGTGGTGGAGGATGAATCCTCCTGCGTGGTATTCGGCATGCCGCGCGAGGCCATTCGGTTGGGGGCTGCTCAGCACGTGACGGAGCTGACGGAGATTCCCCCCTTGCTGACGGCGCTCGCCCGAGCAGGAGCCAGGGAAGGAACGGCATGA
- a CDS encoding hybrid sensor histidine kinase/response regulator codes for MSLDNDPYRYFRIEARELIEQLTQGLFTLADGEGGAQILPELFRYAHTLKGAARVVGQVPLAELAHAVEDALSPYRNSGQALPVDSVHEFLRLVGQMAEALDALDAPPPAPAAEMTASEAAVAAVAAAVAAPEAPTSEVVRVELARLDTLLEGLSEAVVQLGGLRGVVEALGQAQHGADTLIEQLTAPMASSGSPAERARWMSRVLAVTEGLRSSLVKAGRQLGGGLGQVESELGRLRDGANTLRLVPTQTLFGPLELAARDAAASLGRQVEVRAEGGDVQIDGHVLAAVRQALVHVVRNAVDHGLETPDERRAVGKSPTGLFSLKVQRRGGRVSFVCEDDGRGVNLGRVRQVALERGVLTPAEADALDEQGLLELLFQSGFSTARTVTEVSGRGVGLDVVRDMVRRFKGDVHITSRPGLGTCITLEVPLTLASLEVLGVEAGGQRMLVPLESLSGALHLPAESVTWTGARASISFGGEVLPFLPLLDAMGNPGAQRPRAWSVLVLNAGSVGRAAVGVERLLGISRRVSRPLPSSVPPLPLVAGASFDEQGVPLLLLDAAGLVRLVHAGSSGGVPKARTTQKHLILVVDDSVTTRMLEKSILEAAGYQVELAASGEEGIEKIQRGGHALLIVDVEMPGMTGLDVTRRIRSMPALQGLPILMVSSLATDEDKRRGREAGVSAYIVKGEFQQHSYLDTVSRLIASGRRPA; via the coding sequence ATGAGCCTGGACAACGACCCCTACCGCTATTTCCGTATCGAGGCCCGGGAGCTCATCGAGCAGCTCACGCAGGGCCTGTTCACCCTGGCCGATGGTGAGGGCGGTGCCCAGATCCTGCCGGAGCTCTTCCGCTATGCGCACACCCTGAAGGGGGCGGCGCGGGTGGTGGGGCAGGTTCCGCTGGCGGAGCTGGCGCACGCGGTGGAGGACGCGCTGTCGCCCTACCGCAACAGCGGCCAGGCCCTGCCCGTGGACAGCGTGCACGAGTTCCTGCGCCTGGTGGGGCAGATGGCCGAGGCGCTGGACGCGCTGGATGCACCACCGCCGGCGCCCGCCGCCGAGATGACGGCGTCCGAGGCGGCGGTGGCGGCCGTGGCCGCGGCGGTGGCGGCCCCCGAGGCCCCCACGTCCGAGGTGGTGCGCGTGGAGCTGGCGCGGCTGGACACGCTGCTGGAGGGCCTGTCCGAGGCCGTGGTGCAGCTGGGCGGCCTGCGCGGGGTGGTGGAGGCGCTGGGGCAGGCGCAGCACGGGGCCGACACCCTCATCGAGCAGCTCACCGCGCCGATGGCCTCCAGTGGCTCGCCCGCGGAGCGCGCCCGGTGGATGTCGCGTGTGCTGGCCGTGACGGAAGGCCTGCGCTCCTCGCTGGTGAAGGCGGGGCGGCAGCTGGGCGGCGGACTGGGGCAGGTGGAGTCGGAGCTGGGACGGCTGCGCGACGGGGCCAACACCCTGCGGCTCGTCCCGACGCAGACGCTCTTTGGCCCCCTGGAGCTGGCCGCGCGCGACGCGGCCGCCTCGCTGGGCCGCCAGGTGGAGGTGCGCGCCGAGGGCGGTGACGTCCAGATTGATGGGCACGTGTTGGCGGCGGTCCGCCAGGCGCTGGTGCACGTGGTGCGCAACGCGGTGGACCACGGGCTGGAGACGCCCGACGAGCGGCGGGCGGTGGGCAAGTCCCCCACGGGCCTCTTCTCGCTGAAGGTGCAGCGGCGCGGTGGGCGCGTCTCCTTCGTGTGCGAGGACGACGGGCGCGGCGTGAACCTGGGCCGGGTGCGCCAGGTGGCACTGGAGCGGGGCGTGCTCACCCCGGCCGAGGCGGACGCCCTGGATGAGCAGGGGCTGCTGGAGTTGCTCTTCCAGTCCGGTTTCAGCACGGCGCGTACCGTCACCGAGGTGTCCGGCCGCGGCGTGGGGCTGGACGTGGTGCGCGACATGGTGCGCCGCTTCAAGGGCGACGTGCACATCACCTCCCGGCCCGGGTTGGGCACCTGCATCACGCTCGAGGTGCCCCTCACGCTGGCCTCGCTGGAGGTGCTGGGGGTGGAGGCGGGCGGACAGCGCATGCTCGTCCCCCTGGAGTCGCTCAGCGGCGCCCTCCACCTGCCCGCCGAGTCCGTCACCTGGACGGGAGCGCGTGCCTCCATCTCCTTCGGGGGCGAGGTGCTGCCCTTCCTTCCGCTGCTGGATGCGATGGGGAACCCAGGCGCGCAGCGGCCCCGGGCCTGGTCCGTGCTGGTGCTCAACGCGGGCTCCGTGGGCCGGGCCGCGGTGGGTGTGGAGCGGCTGCTGGGCATCTCCCGCCGGGTGAGCCGGCCGCTGCCCTCCAGCGTGCCCCCCTTGCCCCTGGTGGCCGGGGCGAGCTTCGACGAGCAGGGCGTGCCCCTGCTGCTGCTGGACGCGGCCGGCCTGGTGCGCCTGGTGCACGCGGGCTCCTCGGGCGGCGTCCCCAAGGCGCGCACCACGCAGAAGCACCTCATCCTCGTGGTGGACGACTCCGTCACCACCCGCATGCTGGAGAAGAGCATCCTCGAGGCCGCCGGCTACCAGGTGGAGCTGGCCGCTTCTGGCGAGGAGGGCATCGAGAAGATTCAGCGCGGCGGACACGCCCTGCTCATCGTCGACGTGGAGATGCCGGGCATGACGGGGTTGGACGTCACCCGGCGCATCCGCTCCATGCCCGCCCTGCAGGGGCTGCCCATCCTCATGGTGTCCTCGCTGGCCACGGACGAGGACAAGCGGCGCGGCCGCGAGGCGGGAGTCTCCGCCTACATCGTCAAGGGTGAGTTCCAGCAGCACAGCTACCTGGACACGGTGTCCCGGCTGATTGCCTCCGGACGGAGGCCGGCATGA
- a CDS encoding CHASE3 domain-containing protein, producing MSSIWTLRLQFTAAVAMVSVFICLFAVQAIRGTRQFTATAAAVEHSHELINGLERVLSSAKDAETGQRGYVLTGDDSYLEPYREAQGSLDAELSRVRGLLADNPVQLRQLEALKFLLTQKLASMRSNVELRRTRGFEAALAVINTGEGKALMDDIRRVVAEMREHELRLLKERDALLKRDSAWFERLFMWGSGVAILLVMAAATLVGLGLKKKIGSAIEQVQGSSAELQSAASQQATGAREQASSTTEISTTVKELLATSRQIASSAQQVARVADETAGAARNGNDTVLHAQEAIDVVRRQVDAIVNHMLELGKRSQEIGGIVDIINDLAEQTNILAINATIESAGAGEHGKRFAVVADEIRKLADRVGGATKDIRVLIDEIRAASNTTIMATEDGSKAVQSSTKQFTDVAGSFRRIAELVRANLDVAREIELSTQQQTTAVEQVNTAILEVAQTARQAESSSSQTLQTATRLIQLSKQLHAIIDSRASA from the coding sequence ATGTCTTCCATATGGACGTTGCGCCTGCAGTTCACCGCCGCCGTCGCCATGGTGTCGGTGTTCATCTGCCTCTTCGCCGTCCAGGCCATCCGCGGCACCCGGCAGTTCACGGCCACCGCTGCCGCCGTGGAGCACTCCCACGAGCTCATCAATGGCCTGGAGCGGGTGCTCTCCAGCGCCAAGGACGCGGAGACGGGGCAGCGCGGCTACGTGCTCACCGGTGACGACTCCTACCTCGAGCCCTACCGCGAGGCGCAGGGCAGCCTCGACGCGGAGCTCTCGCGCGTGCGCGGCCTGCTCGCCGACAACCCCGTGCAGCTCCGGCAGCTGGAGGCCTTGAAGTTCCTCCTCACGCAGAAGCTGGCCAGCATGCGGAGCAATGTCGAGCTGCGCCGCACCCGGGGCTTCGAGGCCGCCCTGGCCGTCATCAACACCGGTGAGGGCAAGGCGCTGATGGACGACATCCGCCGCGTGGTGGCGGAGATGCGCGAGCACGAGCTGCGGCTGCTGAAGGAGCGTGATGCGCTGCTGAAGCGGGACTCGGCATGGTTCGAGAGGCTGTTCATGTGGGGCAGTGGCGTCGCCATCCTCCTGGTGATGGCGGCGGCCACCCTGGTGGGCCTCGGGCTGAAGAAGAAGATCGGCTCGGCCATCGAGCAGGTGCAGGGCTCCTCGGCCGAGCTCCAGTCGGCGGCCTCGCAACAGGCCACGGGCGCACGGGAGCAGGCCTCGTCCACCACGGAGATCTCCACCACCGTCAAGGAGCTGCTGGCCACCTCGCGGCAGATCGCCAGCAGCGCGCAGCAGGTGGCCCGCGTGGCGGACGAGACGGCCGGTGCCGCGCGTAACGGAAATGACACGGTGCTGCACGCCCAGGAGGCCATCGACGTGGTGCGCCGCCAGGTGGACGCCATCGTCAATCACATGCTGGAGCTGGGCAAGCGCTCGCAGGAGATTGGCGGTATCGTGGACATCATCAACGACCTGGCCGAGCAGACGAACATCCTCGCCATCAACGCCACCATCGAGAGCGCCGGAGCGGGCGAGCACGGCAAGCGTTTCGCCGTGGTGGCCGATGAGATCCGCAAGCTGGCGGACCGGGTGGGTGGAGCCACCAAGGACATCCGCGTGCTCATCGATGAGATCCGCGCCGCCTCCAACACCACCATCATGGCCACCGAGGACGGCTCCAAGGCGGTGCAGAGCAGCACGAAGCAGTTCACCGACGTGGCCGGCAGCTTCCGGCGCATCGCGGAGCTGGTGCGCGCCAACCTGGACGTGGCGCGGGAAATCGAGCTGAGCACCCAGCAGCAGACGACGGCGGTGGAGCAGGTGAACACCGCCATCCTCGAGGTGGCGCAGACGGCCCGTCAGGCGGAGTCCAGCTCCTCGCAGACGCTGCAGACGGCCACCCGGCTCATCCAGCTTTCCAAGCAGCTCCATGCCATCATCGACTCGCGCGCCTCCGCATGA
- a CDS encoding chemotaxis protein CheW, producing the protein MSLPRSRTALRLDELRDGFDASFSRPPPPRQEPGEALLRLRVGGAPLAVRLGHLSGLHLMPKLVRLPGAPASLLGVAGLRGQLIAVHDLTALLGLQSGEPPRWLLLAGGSRRVGLAAAGFEGQMRATPEQLRSGEGSSSAHPLLSSNVLLPDAPPLPVLDVDSLVRRLLEDASGPQQGR; encoded by the coding sequence ATGAGTCTGCCTCGCTCCCGGACGGCACTGCGGCTGGACGAGCTGCGTGACGGCTTCGATGCCTCCTTCTCCCGCCCGCCGCCTCCCCGGCAGGAGCCCGGCGAGGCGCTGCTGCGGCTGCGCGTGGGTGGTGCCCCCCTGGCCGTGCGGCTGGGCCACCTCTCCGGCCTCCACCTCATGCCCAAGCTGGTGCGTCTGCCGGGCGCCCCGGCCTCCCTGTTGGGGGTGGCGGGCCTCCGGGGACAGCTCATCGCCGTGCATGATCTGACGGCGCTGTTGGGCCTGCAGTCCGGGGAGCCTCCCCGCTGGTTGTTGCTGGCCGGTGGGAGCCGGCGCGTGGGCCTGGCCGCGGCCGGCTTCGAGGGGCAGATGCGCGCCACCCCGGAGCAGCTGCGCTCCGGCGAGGGCTCCTCCTCCGCCCATCCCCTGCTGAGCAGCAACGTCCTCCTGCCGGACGCCCCGCCGCTGCCCGTGCTGGATGTGGACTCCCTCGTGAGAAGGTTGCTGGAGGACGCCTCCGGTCCTCAGCAGGGACGATGA
- a CDS encoding CheR family methyltransferase has protein sequence MIATPTRPPLVRFVALVEQRLGLHYEEGQWSELVPLLAERSAACGVERYLEQLAAPSSQAEWKVLAERLTVGETYFLRHPTQLETLVDQVLPSFLRQTSTVRVLCAGCSTGEEPYSVALLARERGRVDSSRLRILGIDVNPRSIAHARRACYSPWSLRAVPSAMRQQWFQRTPEGFALQPQVRDQVIFEERNLLEEASAFWAPGSFHAILCRNVVLYFPQDVIRKIIARMSQALVPGGYLFMGPSETLRGISEDFELLRGGDAFYYRLKPPAPPGVSAPQAAPAATPTVAQRVAAPASTPPPAPDGLEGVLQLLEAERYTEAWALLESLPESSSPKALLLRAVLHLHAGRLSQAEQLGRQLVTASATEAPAYYLLGLCLEQGGDEAAARGRYSASVRAEPTFALAHLRAGSLARRAGDMVEARVALRMAVSLLPQEKPLHLSLFGGGFGRHGLMQVGLQELQACTEVP, from the coding sequence GTGATCGCCACGCCCACCCGCCCGCCGCTCGTCCGCTTCGTCGCGCTCGTGGAGCAGCGTCTGGGCCTGCACTATGAGGAGGGCCAGTGGAGTGAGCTGGTGCCGCTGCTCGCGGAGCGCTCCGCCGCGTGTGGGGTGGAGCGTTACCTGGAGCAGCTGGCCGCTCCGTCCTCGCAGGCGGAGTGGAAGGTGCTGGCCGAGCGGCTCACCGTGGGGGAGACGTACTTCCTGCGCCATCCCACCCAGCTGGAGACGCTGGTGGACCAGGTGCTGCCTTCCTTCCTGCGCCAGACGTCCACCGTCCGCGTGCTGTGCGCCGGCTGCTCCACCGGGGAGGAGCCCTACTCGGTGGCCCTGCTCGCCCGCGAGCGCGGCCGCGTGGACTCCTCCCGGCTGCGGATTCTCGGCATCGACGTCAACCCGCGCTCCATCGCCCATGCCCGCCGCGCCTGCTACTCCCCCTGGTCGCTGCGCGCCGTGCCGAGCGCCATGCGCCAGCAGTGGTTCCAGCGCACCCCCGAGGGTTTCGCCCTCCAGCCCCAGGTGCGCGACCAGGTCATCTTCGAGGAGCGCAACCTCCTGGAGGAGGCCTCCGCCTTCTGGGCCCCGGGCTCCTTCCACGCCATCCTCTGCCGCAACGTCGTCCTCTACTTCCCCCAGGACGTCATCCGCAAAATCATCGCCCGCATGTCCCAGGCCCTGGTTCCCGGTGGCTACCTCTTCATGGGGCCCAGCGAGACGCTGCGTGGCATCTCCGAGGACTTCGAGCTGCTGCGCGGCGGTGACGCCTTCTATTACCGCCTGAAGCCCCCCGCGCCCCCTGGCGTCTCCGCGCCCCAGGCCGCGCCCGCGGCCACGCCCACGGTGGCCCAGCGGGTGGCCGCACCGGCGTCCACGCCGCCGCCGGCGCCGGACGGGCTGGAGGGGGTGCTGCAGCTGCTCGAGGCGGAGCGCTACACCGAGGCCTGGGCGCTGCTGGAGTCCCTGCCCGAGAGCTCGAGCCCCAAGGCGCTGCTGCTGCGCGCGGTGCTGCACCTGCACGCCGGACGCCTGTCCCAGGCCGAGCAGCTGGGCCGGCAGCTCGTCACGGCGAGCGCCACCGAGGCCCCGGCGTACTACCTGTTGGGGCTGTGCCTGGAGCAGGGGGGGGATGAGGCCGCTGCCCGCGGCCGTTACTCCGCTTCCGTGCGCGCGGAGCCCACCTTCGCGCTGGCCCACCTGCGCGCGGGCTCGCTGGCGCGCCGGGCCGGTGACATGGTCGAGGCCCGCGTGGCCCTGCGCATGGCCGTGTCGTTGTTGCCCCAGGAGAAGCCCCTGCACCTGTCGCTCTTCGGCGGAGGCTTTGGCCGCCACGGATTGATGCAAGTGGGCCTGCAGGAGCTGCAGGCCTGTACGGAGGTCCCATGA
- a CDS encoding chemotaxis protein CheW has translation MPRQGSRCFLVVRAQEWMCALPLEEVEETMRPLPVAPVSAAPVFVRGVSLVRGAPAPVVSLAMLLGGALAEGGAGRRFVSLRVPEGRMALEVDEVRGLRWMEEEGLDSVPPLLRATASGHLQHLGSFDGRLLALLGTSRLLPEELWRRLETSSGQGGA, from the coding sequence ATGCCCAGGCAGGGGTCTCGCTGCTTCCTCGTCGTGAGGGCGCAGGAGTGGATGTGCGCGCTGCCGCTCGAGGAAGTGGAAGAGACGATGAGGCCGCTACCGGTTGCCCCGGTGTCCGCGGCCCCGGTCTTCGTGCGGGGTGTGTCCCTGGTGCGTGGCGCGCCGGCGCCCGTGGTGAGCCTGGCGATGTTGCTGGGCGGAGCCCTGGCCGAGGGCGGCGCGGGCCGCCGGTTCGTCTCGCTGCGGGTACCCGAGGGGCGCATGGCGCTCGAGGTGGATGAGGTGCGGGGCCTGCGCTGGATGGAGGAGGAGGGCCTGGACTCGGTGCCCCCCCTGCTGCGCGCCACCGCCAGCGGCCACCTCCAGCACCTGGGCTCGTTCGACGGGCGCCTGCTGGCGCTGCTGGGCACGTCCCGCCTGTTGCCCGAGGAGCTCTGGCGCCGCCTGGAGACTTCCTCCGGCCAGGGGGGCGCGTGA
- a CDS encoding DUF1552 domain-containing protein, translating to MIRIGRRQFTAGLGASLLASPLLRFLGGEAHAATPVAKRLIVFFTPNGTVHRFWRPSGTETAFSFPAGSMLEPLNAHLANLLVCEGLNFVDVDNHEAGMANMLTGGGSAQSTSGGLSLDQYVASKIGEGSRFRSLEFGVQTSLWGAARSTRMSYSAPGVFVSPEDNPRSAFQRLFGALGGDTGTADKLLRRRKSMLDLVRGELNDLSQRVGAEEKRKLEQHLEALRQTEKGLTEPVALPGCPSATAPLSMDAMANANFPAVGKAQMDLMVSALTCGMTRVASLQWSHTVAPQVFTWLGVGEAHHELSHKDDSNTAGLAALVKCERWFAEQFAYLLQSLKDRPDLEGGGSMLDSTVVVWAKELGDSRMHDCRSVPFLVAGGAQSPFRFGRYLRYSGVPHQKLLTSVCHALGAPLDTFGDATRSNGPLDGLV from the coding sequence ATGATTCGGATCGGGCGAAGGCAGTTCACAGCCGGGCTGGGTGCCTCGCTGCTGGCGTCCCCCCTGCTGCGCTTCCTCGGTGGGGAGGCCCACGCGGCGACGCCGGTGGCCAAGAGGCTCATCGTCTTCTTCACCCCCAATGGCACGGTGCACCGCTTCTGGCGGCCGAGCGGAACGGAGACGGCCTTCTCCTTCCCCGCTGGCAGCATGCTGGAGCCGCTCAACGCGCACCTGGCCAACCTCCTGGTGTGCGAGGGCCTCAACTTCGTGGACGTGGACAACCACGAGGCGGGCATGGCCAACATGCTCACCGGCGGTGGCTCGGCGCAGAGCACCTCGGGGGGCCTGTCCCTGGACCAGTACGTGGCGAGCAAGATTGGCGAGGGCTCGCGCTTCCGCTCCCTGGAGTTCGGGGTGCAGACGAGCCTGTGGGGCGCGGCGCGCTCCACGCGCATGTCCTACTCGGCCCCGGGCGTCTTCGTCTCCCCCGAGGACAACCCGCGCAGCGCCTTCCAGCGCCTCTTCGGCGCGCTCGGAGGAGACACGGGCACCGCCGACAAGCTGCTGCGGCGGCGCAAGAGCATGCTGGACCTGGTGCGCGGCGAGCTCAATGACCTGTCCCAGCGGGTGGGCGCGGAGGAGAAGCGCAAGCTGGAGCAGCACCTGGAGGCGCTGCGCCAGACGGAGAAGGGGCTGACCGAGCCCGTGGCCCTGCCCGGGTGCCCCTCCGCCACGGCGCCCCTCTCCATGGACGCCATGGCCAACGCCAACTTCCCCGCCGTGGGCAAGGCCCAGATGGACCTGATGGTGAGCGCGCTCACCTGCGGCATGACGCGCGTGGCCTCGCTCCAGTGGTCCCACACCGTCGCGCCCCAGGTGTTCACCTGGTTGGGAGTCGGCGAGGCCCACCACGAGCTGTCGCACAAGGACGACTCCAACACCGCGGGGCTCGCGGCGCTCGTCAAGTGCGAGCGCTGGTTCGCCGAGCAGTTCGCCTACCTCCTGCAGTCCCTCAAGGATCGCCCGGACCTGGAGGGTGGGGGCAGCATGCTCGACTCCACCGTGGTGGTGTGGGCCAAGGAGCTCGGCGACAGCCGCATGCACGACTGCCGCTCGGTGCCCTTCCTCGTCGCCGGAGGCGCGCAGAGCCCTTTCCGCTTCGGGCGCTACCTGCGCTACAGCGGCGTCCCGCACCAGAAGCTGCTCACCTCGGTCTGTCACGCCCTGGGCGCTCCGCTCGACACCTTCGGCGATGCCACCCGCTCCAACGGCCCGCTCGACGGGCTCGTCTGA
- a CDS encoding DUF1592 domain-containing protein: MLPSRQLSALGALFFSATLLSACTTDSGCPDDLEFFRTRVWEPVMSVQCVACHKSDGMAAGTRLVLLPPGAPGAVESNFMTARGLAREMVNGQPLLLLKPSGMHPEGHGGGTVVTQGSTRYDNFQHFADRINGVAGACEASALVACAPGEADPNARRRLRMLTRFEYDNTLRDLLYLDSQWGQSLPAEEMVHGFDNNADERAVGQLLTDKLLAAAEEAATQAVTNLSRHVSCAPGEECAKQFIQDFGLRAFRRPLTDAEKLRYQSLYTLVAAEEGTNGYTEGIKAIITAMLQSPNFLYRTELGEHIGDGKYKLNDYEVASELSYLFWGSMPDEELFAKAKAGTLSSKPELLPTEARRMLASSRSRPMLDHFVSQWLDLGHINQVQKDTAFADFSPTIRAAMKAETTELFDYVVRDSSGRLPELFTSDYTFATDALATFYRLPSGPVTTSSAPASGLRMWELKSSGRGGILTHGSILASQATPQTSSPIRRGKLVRERLLCQPLPPPPPGLSVQLSPVSEGLPNRQRFQEHSTSAACSSCHQLMDPIGFGFEQFDSVGRFAPQLPSGQPVDASGEVLSSTATNGTFTGVDGLQQKLADSPDVHACFSLQWLRFGYGVSGDDDSCAAGQLTESFRKQQLSIPELLISLTQLPRFTQRVGESTGSPSPGGGGGGGSGGGGGGGGPSTSGNAQVSVSVQDDWGSGYCHNVRVTNSGTAPLVWRVTIEIEGRFNHAWSSVFTHSGSQTTFSGLDWNDELAPGESTSFGYCATR; this comes from the coding sequence GTGCTCCCCTCCCGGCAGCTCTCTGCCCTTGGCGCCCTCTTTTTCTCCGCCACCCTTCTCTCCGCCTGCACCACCGACTCCGGCTGCCCGGATGACCTGGAATTCTTCCGCACCCGCGTGTGGGAGCCGGTGATGTCCGTGCAGTGCGTGGCCTGCCACAAGTCCGATGGGATGGCGGCGGGCACACGCCTGGTGCTGCTGCCCCCGGGAGCACCGGGAGCGGTGGAGTCCAACTTCATGACGGCGCGGGGGCTGGCGCGCGAGATGGTCAACGGCCAACCCCTGCTCCTGCTCAAGCCCTCGGGCATGCACCCGGAGGGGCATGGGGGCGGCACGGTCGTCACGCAGGGCAGCACGCGCTACGACAACTTCCAGCACTTCGCGGACCGCATCAACGGCGTCGCCGGAGCCTGTGAGGCCTCCGCGCTGGTGGCGTGTGCACCGGGCGAGGCGGACCCCAACGCCAGGCGCCGGCTGCGCATGCTCACGCGCTTCGAGTACGACAACACCCTGCGCGACCTGCTCTACCTCGACTCGCAGTGGGGCCAGTCCCTGCCCGCGGAAGAGATGGTGCACGGCTTCGACAACAACGCGGATGAGCGCGCGGTGGGCCAGTTGCTGACGGACAAGCTGCTCGCCGCCGCCGAGGAGGCCGCCACGCAGGCCGTGACGAATCTGTCCCGGCATGTCTCGTGCGCTCCGGGAGAGGAGTGCGCGAAGCAGTTCATCCAGGACTTCGGCCTGCGGGCCTTCCGCCGCCCGCTGACGGACGCGGAGAAGCTCCGCTACCAGTCGCTCTACACGCTCGTGGCGGCGGAGGAAGGGACGAACGGGTACACCGAGGGCATCAAGGCCATCATCACCGCCATGCTCCAGTCCCCGAACTTCCTCTACCGCACGGAGCTGGGAGAGCACATCGGAGACGGGAAGTACAAGTTGAACGACTACGAGGTGGCCTCGGAGCTGTCCTACCTCTTCTGGGGCTCCATGCCGGACGAGGAGCTCTTCGCCAAGGCGAAGGCGGGCACCCTGAGCAGCAAGCCGGAGCTGCTGCCCACCGAGGCGCGCCGGATGCTGGCTTCTTCCCGGAGCCGGCCCATGCTCGACCATTTCGTGAGCCAGTGGCTGGACCTGGGACACATCAACCAGGTGCAGAAGGACACCGCCTTCGCGGACTTCAGCCCGACCATCCGCGCGGCCATGAAGGCCGAGACGACGGAGCTGTTCGACTATGTCGTCCGCGACAGCAGCGGCCGGCTCCCCGAGCTCTTCACCTCCGACTACACGTTCGCCACGGACGCGCTCGCCACCTTCTACCGCCTGCCGTCGGGCCCGGTGACCACCTCGTCGGCGCCGGCCAGCGGCCTGCGCATGTGGGAGCTGAAGAGCTCGGGCCGCGGCGGCATCCTCACCCACGGCAGCATCCTGGCCAGCCAGGCCACGCCGCAGACCTCCTCGCCCATCCGCCGCGGCAAGCTCGTCCGTGAGCGCCTGCTGTGCCAGCCGCTGCCTCCCCCGCCGCCGGGCCTCAGCGTGCAGCTGTCTCCCGTGAGCGAGGGGCTGCCCAACCGGCAGCGCTTCCAGGAGCACTCCACCAGCGCGGCCTGCTCGTCCTGCCACCAGCTGATGGACCCCATCGGCTTCGGCTTCGAGCAGTTCGACAGCGTCGGCCGTTTCGCTCCTCAGCTGCCCAGCGGGCAGCCGGTGGATGCGAGCGGCGAGGTGCTCTCCTCGACGGCCACCAACGGCACCTTCACCGGCGTGGACGGACTCCAGCAGAAGCTGGCGGACAGCCCGGATGTGCACGCCTGCTTCTCGCTGCAGTGGCTGCGCTTCGGCTATGGCGTCTCCGGGGATGACGACTCCTGCGCCGCCGGCCAGCTCACGGAGAGCTTCCGCAAGCAGCAGCTGAGCATCCCGGAGCTGCTCATCTCCCTGACGCAGCTGCCTCGCTTCACCCAGCGCGTGGGCGAATCCACGGGCTCGCCCAGTCCGGGCGGCGGCGGTGGCGGAGGTAGCGGTGGAGGTGGCGGTGGCGGTGGGCCCTCCACTTCCGGCAACGCCCAGGTCTCCGTGTCCGTCCAGGATGACTGGGGGAGCGGTTACTGCCACAACGTCAGGGTGACCAACTCCGGGACGGCCCCGCTCGTCTGGCGCGTGACCATCGAGATCGAAGGCAGGTTCAATCACGCCTGGAGCTCCGTCTTCACGCACTCGGGCTCCCAGACCACCTTCAGCGGTCTGGACTGGAACGACGAGCTGGCACCTGGGGAGAGCACCAGCTTCGGCTATTGCGCGACCCGGTAG